One part of the Macaca mulatta isolate MMU2019108-1 chromosome 6, T2T-MMU8v2.0, whole genome shotgun sequence genome encodes these proteins:
- the RXFP3 gene encoding relaxin-3 receptor 1: MQMADAAAIATMNKTAGGDKLAELFSLVPDLLEAANTSGNASLQLPDLWWELGLELPDGAPPGHPPGSGGAESVDTESRVRILISVVYWVVCALGLAGNLLVLYLMKNMQGWRKSSINLFITNLALTDFQFVLTLPFWAVENALDFKWPFGKAMCKIVSMVTSMNMYASVFFLTAMSVTRYHSVASALKSHRTRGHGQGDCCGRSLGDSCCFSAKALCVCIWALATLSSLPNAIFSTTVKVMGEELCLVRFPDKLLGRDRQFWLGLYHLQKVLLGFVLPLGIISLCYLLLVRFISDRRVAGPEGGDAVARGGPVGASARRLSKVTKSVTIVVLSFFLCWLPNQALTTWSILIKFNAVPFSQEYFLCQVYAFPVSVCLAHSNSCLNPILYCLVRREFRKALKSLLWRIASPSLTSMRPFTATTKPEPEDQGLQALAPLRAATEPDLLYYPPGVVVYSGGRYDLLPSSSAY; this comes from the coding sequence ATGCAGATGGCCGATGCAGCCGCGATAGCTACCATGAATAAGACAGCAGGCGGGGACAAGCTAGCAGAACTCTTCAGTCTGGTCCCGGACCTTCTGGAGGCTGCCAACACGAGTGGTAACGCGTCGCTGCAGCTTCCGGACTTGTGGTGGGAGCTGGGGCTGGAGTTGCCGGACGGCGCGCCGCCAGGACATCCTCCGGGCAGCGGCGGGGCAGAGAGCGTGGACACCGAGTCCCGGGTGCGGATTCTTATCAGCGTAGTGTACTGGGTGGTGTGCGCCCTGGGGTTGGCGGGCAACCTGCTGGTGCTCTACCTGATGAAGAACATGCAGGGCTGGCGCAAGTCCTCTATCAACCTTTTCATCACCAACCTGGCACTGACGGACTTTCAGTTTGTGCTCACCCTGCCCTTCTGGGCGGTGGAGAACGCTCTTGACTTCAAATGGCCCTTCGGCAAGGCCATGTGTAAGATCGTGTCCATGGTAACGTCCATGAACATGTACGCCAGCGTCTTCTTCCTCACTGCCATGAGTGTGACACGCTACCACTCGGTGGCCTCGGCTCTGAAGAGCCACCGGACGCGAGGACACGGCCAGGGCGACTGCTGCGGCCGGAGCCTGGGGGACAGCTGCTGCTTCTCGGCCAAGGcgctgtgtgtgtgcatctgggCTTTGGCCACGCTGTCCTCGCTGCCCAATGCCATTTTCTCCACCACGGTCAAGGTGATGGGCGAGGAGCTGTGCCTGGTGCGCTTCCCGGACAAGTTGCTGGGCCGCGACAGGCAGTTCTGGCTGGGCCTCTACCACTTGCAGAAGGTGCTGTTGGGCTTCGTGCTGCCGCTGGGCATCATTAGCTTGTGCTACCTGCTGCTGGTGCGCTTCATCTCCGACCGCCGCGTAGCAGGGCCGGAAGGAGGGGACGCGGTAGCCAGAGGAGGCCCGGTCGGAGCCAGCGCCCGGAGACTGTCGAAGGTGACCAAATCAGTGACCATCGTTGTCCTGTCCTTCTTCTTGTGTTGGCTGCCCAACCAGGCGCTCACCACCTGGAGCATCCTCATCAAGTTCAATGCAGTGCCCTTCAGCCAGGAGTATTTCCTGTGCCAGGTATACGCGTTCCCTGTGAGCGTGTGCCTGGCACACTCCAACAGCTGCCTCAACCCCATCCTCTACTGCCTCGTGCGCCGCGAGTTCCGCAAGGCGCTCAAGAGCCTGCTGTGGCGCATCGCGTCTCCTTCGCTTACCAGCATGCGCCCCTTCACCGCCACTACCAAGCCGGAGCCCGAGGATCAGGGGCTGCAGGCCCTGGCGCCGCTCCGAGCGGCCACGGAGCCGGACCTGCTCTACTACCCACCTGGCGTCGTGGTCTACAGCGGGGGGCGCTACGACCTGCTGCCCAGCAGCTCTGCCTACTGA